A window from Streptomyces sp. NBC_00335 encodes these proteins:
- a CDS encoding YibE/F family protein, with amino-acid sequence MTSSPQPPTEPTDPAGHADHPGHAHAHPGDSPDRSAGHSHGHSHSHGPAAPVSKHLRKVIAAVLIPFATAVVIGMAVLWPGGAPGHERTGVGFDRQTQEATVVALQHVDCKSVNAAQVPATGDTSTPEGREALASQTGECKKATIRVGSGPDKGREFIEIVQPGAPRQLTDGQDVVVAYAPDAPRDLQYSVIDVNRKLPMALLAGIFALAVVLVGRMRGLFALIALAVSFAVLTLFILPAILQGSNPLVVAVVGASAIMLIALYMCHGLTARTSVAVLGTIISLLLIGLLGSLFIDWAFLSGNTDDNTGLIHGLYPNIDMSGLLLAGVIIGSLGVLDDVTVTQTSAVWELHQADPSMGPRGLYRAGIRIGRDHIASVVNTLVLAYAGAALPLLLLFSIANSSMGSVANSELVAEEIVRTLVGSIGLVASVPVTTALAALVVSADRAESPAATAASGPLRGGRGRRRKR; translated from the coding sequence GTGACGTCCTCGCCGCAGCCCCCCACCGAGCCCACGGATCCCGCTGGTCACGCCGACCACCCCGGCCACGCGCATGCGCACCCCGGTGACTCGCCCGACCGCTCCGCCGGGCACTCCCATGGCCATTCGCACAGCCATGGCCCGGCGGCCCCCGTCTCGAAGCACCTGCGCAAGGTGATCGCGGCCGTTCTGATCCCCTTCGCCACCGCCGTCGTGATCGGCATGGCGGTGCTCTGGCCCGGTGGCGCGCCGGGCCACGAACGCACCGGGGTCGGCTTCGACCGGCAGACCCAGGAGGCCACGGTCGTCGCGCTCCAACACGTCGACTGCAAATCCGTGAACGCCGCGCAGGTGCCGGCCACCGGCGACACCTCCACCCCCGAGGGACGCGAGGCCCTCGCCTCGCAGACCGGCGAGTGCAAGAAGGCCACCATCAGGGTGGGCAGCGGCCCCGACAAGGGCCGCGAGTTCATCGAGATCGTCCAGCCGGGCGCTCCACGACAGTTGACGGACGGCCAGGACGTGGTGGTCGCCTACGCTCCGGACGCGCCCCGGGACCTCCAGTACTCCGTGATCGACGTGAACCGCAAGCTGCCGATGGCCCTCCTCGCGGGCATCTTCGCCCTCGCGGTCGTCCTCGTCGGGCGGATGCGCGGGCTGTTCGCGCTCATCGCCCTCGCCGTCAGCTTCGCGGTGCTGACCCTCTTCATCCTCCCGGCGATCCTGCAGGGGTCGAACCCGCTGGTCGTGGCCGTGGTCGGAGCCAGCGCGATCATGCTGATCGCGCTCTACATGTGCCACGGGCTGACGGCCCGCACCTCGGTCGCGGTCCTCGGCACCATCATCTCGCTGCTGCTGATCGGCCTGCTGGGCTCGCTGTTCATCGACTGGGCATTCCTCAGCGGCAACACCGACGACAACACCGGGCTGATCCACGGGCTCTACCCGAACATCGACATGAGCGGTTTGCTGCTTGCGGGTGTCATCATCGGATCGCTCGGCGTACTCGACGACGTGACCGTCACTCAGACCTCGGCGGTCTGGGAACTCCACCAGGCAGACCCGTCGATGGGCCCCCGCGGGCTCTATCGTGCGGGCATCCGCATCGGGCGCGACCACATCGCGTCGGTGGTGAACACCCTGGTACTGGCGTACGCGGGCGCGGCGTTGCCCCTGCTCCTCTTGTTCTCGATCGCGAACAGCAGCATGGGTTCGGTGGCCAACAGCGAGCTGGTCGCGGAAGAGATCGTACGGACCCTCGTGGGCTCGATCGGACTGGTCGCCTCGGTACCCGTGACGACGGCGCTGGCCGCGCTGGTGGTGTCCGCCGACCGCGCGGAATCCCCGGCGGCCACAGCGGCCTCGGGGCCGCTCCGCGGCGGCCGGGGTCGGCGACGCAAGCGCTGA
- the thiC gene encoding phosphomethylpyrimidine synthase ThiC translates to MTIQDARTPAVSQDADGQTERQPGWHKGYVAGSRPDIRVPVRQVHLTNGKDVTLYDTSGPYTDPQVETDVRRGLPPLRENWIISRGDTEEYAGRPVRPEDDGIKHTSPRGGLKNLDAVFPGRPRQPRRGRGGAAVTQLAYARRGEITPEMEYVAIRENVSPEVVREEIAAGRAVMPVNVNHPEIEPMIIGKRFLVKVNANIGNSAVTSSIEEEVDKMTWATKWGADTVMDLSTGRNIHTTREWVLRNSPVPIGTVPLYQALEKVDGRAEDLTWEIYKDTVIEQAEQGVDYMTVHAGVLLSYVPLTARRKTGIVSRGGSIMAAWCLAHHKENFLYTNFEELCEILAAYDVTYSLGDGLRPGSIADANDAAQFAELKTLGELNTIAKRYNVQTMIEGPGHVPMHKIKENIDLQQEICEEAPFYTLGPLTTDVAPAYDHITSGIGAAMIAWWGTAMLCYVTPKEHLGLPNRDDVKTGVITYKIAAHAADLAKGHPGAQEWDDALSDARFEFRWEDQFNLALDPDTAREFHDETLPAEPAKTAHFCSMCGPKFCSMKISQDIRRQHGGDLGAEEIEAGMAEKSAEFAAAGNRVYLPLAD, encoded by the coding sequence ATGACCATTCAGGACGCACGCACGCCTGCCGTCAGCCAGGACGCCGACGGCCAGACCGAGCGCCAGCCCGGCTGGCACAAGGGATACGTGGCGGGCTCCCGCCCCGACATCCGGGTGCCGGTTCGCCAGGTCCACCTCACCAACGGCAAGGACGTCACGCTCTACGACACGTCCGGGCCGTACACCGACCCGCAGGTCGAGACCGACGTGCGCCGCGGACTGCCGCCGCTGCGCGAGAACTGGATCATCAGCCGCGGCGACACCGAGGAGTACGCGGGCCGCCCCGTGCGCCCCGAGGACGACGGCATCAAGCACACCTCGCCGCGCGGTGGCCTCAAGAACCTCGACGCGGTCTTCCCGGGCCGTCCGCGCCAGCCCCGCCGTGGTCGCGGCGGCGCCGCGGTCACGCAGCTCGCGTACGCCCGCCGGGGCGAGATCACCCCGGAGATGGAGTACGTCGCGATCCGCGAGAACGTCTCCCCCGAGGTCGTCCGCGAGGAGATCGCCGCAGGTCGCGCGGTCATGCCGGTCAATGTGAACCACCCCGAGATCGAGCCGATGATCATCGGCAAGCGGTTCCTGGTGAAGGTCAACGCCAACATCGGCAACTCCGCCGTCACCTCCTCGATCGAGGAGGAGGTGGACAAGATGACCTGGGCGACCAAGTGGGGCGCCGACACGGTCATGGACCTCTCGACCGGCCGCAACATCCACACCACCCGCGAGTGGGTGCTGCGCAACTCTCCCGTGCCGATCGGCACCGTGCCGCTGTACCAGGCGCTGGAGAAGGTCGACGGCCGCGCCGAGGACCTGACCTGGGAGATCTACAAGGACACGGTCATCGAGCAGGCCGAGCAGGGCGTCGACTACATGACGGTCCACGCCGGCGTGCTGCTGTCGTACGTGCCGCTGACCGCGCGCCGCAAGACCGGCATCGTCTCGCGCGGCGGTTCGATCATGGCCGCCTGGTGCCTGGCGCACCACAAGGAGAACTTCCTCTACACGAACTTCGAGGAGCTCTGCGAGATCCTCGCGGCGTACGACGTCACGTACTCCCTCGGTGACGGTCTGCGCCCCGGTTCCATCGCGGACGCCAACGACGCGGCGCAGTTCGCGGAGCTGAAGACGCTGGGCGAGCTGAACACGATCGCCAAGCGGTACAACGTGCAGACGATGATCGAGGGCCCCGGGCACGTCCCGATGCACAAGATCAAGGAGAACATCGACCTTCAGCAGGAGATCTGCGAGGAGGCGCCGTTCTACACGCTCGGCCCGCTGACCACCGACGTCGCGCCCGCGTACGACCACATCACCTCGGGCATCGGCGCCGCGATGATCGCCTGGTGGGGCACCGCGATGCTCTGCTACGTCACGCCCAAGGAGCACCTGGGCCTGCCGAACCGCGACGACGTGAAGACCGGTGTCATCACGTACAAGATCGCGGCCCACGCGGCGGACCTGGCCAAGGGGCACCCGGGCGCCCAGGAATGGGACGACGCCCTGTCGGACGCGCGGTTCGAGTTCCGCTGGGAGGACCAGTTCAACCTGGCCCTCGACCCGGACACGGCCCGTGAGTTCCACGACGAGACCCTCCCGGCCGAGCCGGCCAAGACCGCGCACTTCTGCTCCATGTGCGGTCCGAAGTTCTGCTCGATGAAGATCTCCCAGGACATCCGCCGCCAGCACGGCGGCGACCTGGGCGCCGAGGAGATCGAGGCGGGCATGGCCGAGAAGTCCGCCGAGTTCGCGGCCGCGGGCAACCGCGTGTACCTGCCGCTGGCCGACTGA